In Marinobacter sp. M3C, the genomic stretch GCCTCATGATAATTTAGAGTTCTATCACGGCCTTTTCGAACCATATAACATTGACCTGAACGATCACCTTCATTAGATTTTTGGTAAACATCTGACTTTAATTCTGTAACATTCAGACGGCGATATTTATGGGGGTTCAACGCCCAGTCATTGAAGGCCTCATGATAGTAAAAGAACAAATCGCTATCACCGAACTCTGTCACGCCACTTATCACGCCTGGTTTATTTAATAGCCATCTAACAACACAAACTGCCCCCAATGGGTTGCCTGAAGTGATTTCCGGGTAGATAACAATTGCACTTTTAATGTCTCGGTTTCTTGCAACGTCTAATTGGTATGGCGAACTGAAATTCCTATGCTTCACTAAGTTACCCACCAAGAACTTCTTCCATCTAGCAAGTTTTACCCAGCCGCGCCAAGCTTTCAATTCAAATATCGAAGGTTTTGGTTGTGGCCATATTAACGCAACATGCCCTGCTTCCCGAAGCATGCTGGCCAACTTATGAAGGACAATAATACCTCCACTATTATCTCGATACACTGGCGTCCAAATAATAAACTTCAAAATATATTTTTCCCAATTCGAATATTTTAAGCGTGCCTATACGATGGTGGCTTTTCGAGCTTTAACTTTCTTAAGCAGCAAACCTATACCTTCAACGCGAATCAACAGAGATACCGCGATATAGGTTGCCAATCCAACAAGGCCACCGCCAACAATCCATAGAGGTAAACTGCGCTCACCCTGCTCAACGAAACACCAAGACGCAAATCCTGAAACTAACGCGGCAAGGATTGGTTTTATAACATCCTTAACCTGATCAATTAAAGAATATCCAACTAACCGAGCAGAAAAGTAGGTATTAGGAATAAGCGCAAGAAACGACCCAATAACTTGGCTAACGACAATCCCAAACACCCCGTAAGGGAAGCGCTGATCAAATCGTGATTCCCTGCCGGAGTGAGCTCCACTCAAATTTCAGCACGATTGCTGGCCGATTCGAGAGCCAGAATCATTAAATGTCCTGTTTTCAGGTTATAAAAGCCCTTTTACGGCCAAAATTCCGCCTTTCAGGCAGATATCAGGCGCTTTGAGCCGGATTTATCCTGCGAGCGAGTATCAGGTTGCCCAGAGCGAACAACGTAAACAGCTGCGCAGTGTTCTTTAACAGCCCCCGGTAGCGCACCTTCCGATGCCGAAACAGGTTCTTGACCACGTGGAAGGGATGCTCCACCTTGGCCCGAATCTGGGCTTTGGCTCGCTCGAACCGGGTCACCAGGTTTTTGCGCGGGCCCTCTGTCATTTTCTTGAGCTTGCCGCGTTTCTCCGCCACGTGCCAGGCAACGTTCTTATCCTTAAGCTCGTCACGCTTTGCCACACCGGTGTAACCCGCGTCAGCAAACACATCGCTTTCTTCACCATGCAACAGGCGCTCGGTCTCGGTGATATCCGCTACATTGGCAGCCGTGCCCGTTAGACTGTGGACCAGTCCAGAGTCCGTATCCGTGCCAATATGCGCCTTCAGTCGGGTAAGGACAGTGTGTTACCACACCCTCCTCCCCTAAGAACCGTACGTGAGAGTCACCCCTCATACGGCTCAAGCCTTTCAACAGCCTAAATATGACCGGGCCTCACTACGGAAAATAGGTCGATGGCGGCGCTCCAGGTAAGCGGTCCACAACGGATCATAGGGATTCACTGCACTGCGTATTTTAATGTGTCGTACGATCCGAACTGTCGCCGCCGAGAACAGCCGCAACCGTTGGCTTATGCCATTAATTCGATCATCAGACGCAAACACCCAGTGCCTTGCTCCTTCGACGTGGAAATATTTTTGCTTTACCCATTTAGCACCTTTCATGGCGTGCCGACGCACAGCCCATCGCCACAGAATTCGCCAAATCTGAGGGTCTATCCATGCAAAGCGAGCCTTCGACACAATGTGGCGGTGATACATTGCCCAACCTCGGATCACCGGGTTGAGATTCAGAATCAGATTCGCCTGTGTCGCTGCTTTGTTTCCATTCACGATTTCTCGGACCTTATCCACAAGCGCCTTCACGCTTTTACGGGCAGGGGTAATAAGCAGTTTGCCCGAATACTTTCGGATATTTTGGCCCAAAAAATCGAAACCTTGTGCGATATGCGTGATCCGAGTTTTCTCGTCCGAGAGCTCTAAGCCCCGCGCCCTCAAGAACACCACGATTGCCGGGCGAACTTGGTGTTGCAAGACCTCTTTCGAGGCCCCAGTTACGATAAAGTCATCGGCATATCTCACGACGTGAATTTTAAACGGGCGTCGAGGGCTGCTCGTCGGAGCTACACTCATGTTGATTGCCTGTTCAAGTCCATCCAGCGTCAAATTCGCCAGCACCGGGGAGATAATTCCACCTTGTGGTGCTCCGGCTTCCGTAGCGAATAAGGTTTCTTCCTCTACATACCCTGCTTCAAGCCATTTACGCAGCACGACTTTATCCATGGCAATGTTTCGGAGCAGCCACTCGTGGCTGATGTTGTCGAAACACCCGCGAATGTCGCCCTCCAGCACCCACTTGGCGGATGTTTGCTTTGCGAGCGCATTGAAACAATGTGCGATGGCGTCTGCCGTTGAACGCTTGGGTCTGAAACCATAGGAGTTCGGATCTGCTTGAGTTTCGGCAACCGGTTCCAAAGCGAGCTTCCACAAGGATTGCATCGCTCTGTCTCGCATCGTCGGTATCCCTAGCGGACGTTTCTTTCCATTGCTCTTGGGTCTGTAGATACGTCTTAGCGGTTGCGGTCGATAACCGCGATGCTTCAACGCTAGTGCTCCCTTTAATTTGGCGGCCGGAGTCGACCAAACCTTGCCATCGATCCCCGGTGTTCTTTTACCTCGATTTTCCGTCACTCTCTTTACCGCAAGTAATTTGCCGCAATAAGAGCGAGTCAGCAGACGCTGCAAGGCTTTCACCTTACCCCATCTGCTTTCCTGTGTTGCCTTGGCGATACGCTCTTGGCGTTGTCTTACTTCCTTCTCAGCTTTTCTCCAGTCTGTCTGGAGCCATAACCGTTCAGAATGCGAGGGCGCACCCGTACCCGAGACCGGCGCTTGCACGCTGATTTCTGGTTCCGTCATCTGCTTTCCCTCATTAAACAATTGCTCAAGTTATCTCGCCATGAAAGACCTTGTGGAAGTCTGCTCGCTTTCGCGCCGGATAATGTTTCAATCCATATTCCCTCGATTACGGAGAGATCTTCGCTTTTTCCACATTCCTTTACCCGCAGCACCCACAGTGTTCCTCGCGGTTCACCTGCCATTTATGGCGATACTACGGGCTTACCCTGTTCCACATGTATTTCAGAGCGGGGCGGACCTCTCCATTTCGCCGGCGGTACCGTATTCACGATGGGCTATCGGTAAGAGCCCATACCTGACCGCATACCTTTTTGGTTCAAGCCTATCAGCATCTTTGGCTTGTCTGGCATGACGACGTTTATAAGAGATTCACATCTGTTGGCCGTAGCCGCTCGTCCCTAGCTCCTTTCCGCCTCGATGCTGGCAGATTATGTCGTTCCTCACGGGTCGACATACCGACTGAGTCGGCGGTTACATTGTCCCCGAAGCTTCGCACGGTGCTGTTACCGGCTCCGCACGTCCGGGTAGGGAACGGTTGGTGAAACAACCGGTTTTGTCAGGTAGACGTACCCTGCGAAACAGAAATACATGCGACTTTCAGGTCGCACTGCCGAAGTACCACTCGTTGCCTTTTTTGGTCTGGTGCATTTCTGGCGGTCCGCCGATGCGGTCCCGCGCCTTCGCTTTATTCTTGGTGGAGGGCGGTGCCGCAATAATAGTGGCATCCACGATCGTACCCTCGCGCATGAGCATGCCGCAGTCAGCCAAGTGGCCGTTGATCTGCTCGAAGATCACCTGGGTTAAGGCCTGCTTTTCCAGTAAGTGGCGGAACTTCAACAGCGTCGTGGCATCCGGGACCGATTCCACAGCCAGGTCAATCCCAACAAAATTGCGCAGCGCCTGGCTGTCATAGATGGCGTCTTCCAGCGCTTCGTCCGCCAAGGCATACCACTGTTGCACAAAGTACATCCGCAGCATGCGCTTGAAAGGTATTGGGGGGCGGCCCCGTTTACCGCGCGAATCAGGATAGTAGTATGGTGAAAGAGCTTTCAGCCGCCTCGACCAAGGCACGGCCTACTCCATTTCTGCCAAAAATCGCTCACGGCGGGTCGTCTTTTTCTTGGCAGCAAACTCTGCCTGGGCGAAACTCGTTTGCTTCATGGCAGTCTCTGGCTACTCCTGAGGAAAGGCTACCATTCTACTAAACTGGCAAAGTCAGGGGAATAAATCAGTGTTTCCATAGGTCTGGGCAAAGGCGCCCTCGATAGCCTCGCGAACAAACTGCTCTTGGTTGTAGGCAAACAAGGCAAAGGTCACCAGCGGATTTCCGCTATCACTCATGCGTCATATCAAACTTGAAAAAATATCGCCGCGCCATATACCAGGCGCTTGAGAGGTGCGCCCAATCACACGACCGTGACCGGCAAGGCCAACCGAGCACCACAAGTCGCAGCGTTAACAATGATAATGCCAGCCAGATCAATGGCGCTCATCGCTTGTCTCTCCATATGTTTATCAAATATTTTATGAACATACGTGCAACCCAAGAAAAGCCAACTCTCTTGATCATTCCAGTGAGTTCCATAGGGCCGGGTATACCGTCTTCGAATCTAATAGCGACGTCGTACTTGTGCAAGGCTAATGTGGCAGCTGCCTCAACAACAGAATTCGGAAACACCTTCAAGTCGTCCAGCCGTTGCAGCGCATCTGTACGCAGGCGCCTGAGCAAGACCATCCTCTTTGAGGTATTTCGTGAAGTCGGCCCAAAGTAACTGGCAGTGATCCCTACCCCGTATCGATATAGCACCAAAGGTCGATCGATGTAGGTCACGGGCCTGCCGGCCAGTAGTGACCGGAAGGTAAGCGCCAGATCTTCATGGACCAAGCCCTCACTAAAGTCACCATAACTATTGAAAAGACACCTGTCCCACGCTTCGGTTGCCCCGATGACATGAGCATTGTTAACAATCGCTGACTCCGCGGATGTTAGCTCCTCTAGCGCTGAATGGCCCCTCTCCCCAATCAATGCGCCAGCCTCTGTGATCATGATGCGTGCAGAGTGCAACAGCCCGGATCGCTTCCCGTTTGCCAGCCACGCCTCAACCAGCCGGCTGACGCGGTCGGGTTTTGAAATATCGTCTCCGGCAGCCGCAACTACCAACTCGCCCTTAGCCAACCTGTTTAAATTATTTATATGGCCACCGACATTGAGATTCCGTACGTTACGATTGAGCACTATTGAATGCAGCCCAGCATAGCGGTCAGCCATCTCACGCATGATCTCGAATGTTGCATCGCTGGAGCAGTCGTCGCTCAGGATGATCTCCAGCGGGGAATAATCCTGACTCAACGCCGCGCCTACCGCCTCGCGGATATAGTTCTCCTGATTATAGGCAAGCAGCGCGAAAGTGACGAGCGGACGCTCCAGCAGGGTTTGGGGCGCTTGAGTCATAGATTTCTCGGGAATGTTTTATCGGTCGAGAGATCATCTGGAATGATGAACTCCAAAGGTTAATATATTTGAGAGAACGTACCTTTAAATGCATCTTCTACATAGGCAGATTAGTCACAAATTAAAATCACAAGCCGGTTGAGATGGTCTGTAAAGCGTTTGAAGTATCGCGGTCCAGCTATTACGACTATCGCCGCAGACGGTCCGTAGTGAGCGCCGAGCGAGTGGTTCTGCGTAAGCAATGGGATGGACTCCTCCTCACCTAACCGGCATCTGCGTGCCAAAATGGTGAGTGAACAACCAATCAGATATAGGCGCGCGCAGTAACCACACGCCCAGCATGGCCACCGCCCCTGCACCAGGTGGGCTGCCAATAAAACACGGCGAACACGACTTAGCGCCTGCTCTTCACCCTTAACGCTGGCAATCTGCCGCACGCCGCTGGAGCCCATGCCCAAACCGGCAGCCGTAGACATTAGCCCTTGCAGGCTGTTGTAGATGCTGAGTAAACCAATGCCGGCTGGCCCAAGAAGGATCGCCAGTACTTTCATCCGCAGAATGGAAATCAGGATATTGATAGATTTCGCACTGCCAATAACTATCATGGACTTTATCAAGCCGCGTGATGACACTTTATAAATTCCTAATCACAACAGCAGGATTTCCAGCAATTAAGCAGTTTGCTGGAAAATCCCCTGCAAGAACCGCACCTGCCGCGACAACGGATCCTGAACCGATCTTTGTATTCTTCAAGATCACGACCCGTGAGCCGATAAACACATTGTCAGATATGATAACATCTCCAACGCTGACCGGACCCCCACTATGACGAGAGTTCGGATCTAAGCTGTGAAAATTGCTGTCAAGAATTACCACATCATGCCCTATTAGACATCGGCGCCCAATATCAATGGTGCGTTTTTCGGCTATCGCCGCGAAGCCGTTATTAATCCATGTACCACTGCCAATGTTAATAGAGGCGCCTGCCCCTCTGCTATCGAGGTAACAATATGTGGACCAGAAGCCTGGTGAAGAACTAACACCAATTTTGACGTTTTTCCCAAATGTTATTGAACCTAACCCACTAAAAAAAACCGGTTGATTTTTTTCGGGCCGCCCAATAATTCTATCGTTGGTTGAAAGAAGCGAGAACCGAAGAACTCGCATCAGTCTATTCAATCTTCGAAACAAGCCCTTCGTCAGATGCTTAAATCTTAATTTAGGCATTCAATTACCGCTTTTTGATCCACTAAATCTATCTGCGGCCCCATCGGCAAACTCAACACGGTTTGATGAATATTCTCTGTAACCGGGTAATGCTCGGTATGCCAGCACTCGTAAGCCTTCTGCTGATGTGGCGGTATCGGGTAATGAATCAGCGTTTGCACCCCCTGCTCGGCCAAATGCTTCTGCAACGCATCGCGCTGGGGTGAGCGCACAACAAACAAATGCCAAACGTGGTTTTCACGGTTGGCTACTGCGGGTAACTGAATGCTGGGATGATCAATGTGTGCGAGGTAATACTCTGCTACTTCACGGCGGCTCTGAATTTCTTCATCCAGATGCTGCAGTTTTACTCTGAGCATGGCGGCTTGAATCTCATCCAGCCGGCTGTTTACGCCTTGGTACAGATTTTCGTATTTCTTGTGGCTACCGTAATTACCCAACGCCCGGATGGTTTTGGCCAGGGCTTCGTCATCGGTGGTAACGGCACCCGCATCCCCCAGTGCGCCGAGGTTTTTGCCCGGGTAAAAGCTAAACCCCGCAGCGTGGCCCCAACTGCCGGCTTTACGGCCATTTATGGATGCACCGTGCGCTTGGGCGGCATCTTCCAATACCAATAGGCCGTGTTCATCTGCCAGTTGCATTAACTCACTCATAGGGCATATCTGGCCGTAGAGGTGAACAGCAACGATGGCTTTGGTGTTGGGGGTAATGGCGGCAGCGGTTTTTTTAGGGCACAAGTTAAATGTGGCCTCGTCTGGCTCGACCAGCACGGGTTTCAACCGGTTTTCGGTGATGGCCAGTATGCTGGCGATATACGTATTGGCTGGCACGATAACTTCATCGCCCTCTTTCAGTTTGCCCATTTCTTTCCAGGCCCTGAGGGTGAGCGTTAGCGCGTCCAGCCCATTGGCTACGCCTATACAGTGCTTACTGCCGCAGTAATCAGCGAACTCTTGTTCGAAGGCTTTTACTTCGGTGCCCTGGATGTACCAGCCAGAGTCAATAACTCGGGTGGCGGCGGCTACGAGTTCGTCGCGGTATTGGGCGTTAATGGCTTTTAGGTCTAGGAAAGGAATCATTATTCAACGTACCTGATGATTCGAGCCGGATTGCCTATAACAACGGCTTTCGGAGGAACATCCTGAGTGACCACAGCCCCTGCCCCTACCATTGCACCTGCACCAACGGTAATACCGGGCAAAATCGTGGCATTTGCTCCAATGCTTGCGCTTTTACAAACTGTAATTCCGGCAAATTTTTCCGGATACTGTTTTGACCGAGGGTAAGGATCGTTTGTGAATGTTGCATTAGGACCAATGAAAACATCATCTTCCACACGAGTACCGTCCCAAAGCTGAACGCCAGATTTCACGGTTACTCTATCGCCAACAACCACATCGCCTTCAATAAGGGCTTGGGCGCAAATGTTGCAGTTCTGGCCAATTTTTGCACCTTTAAGGATGACTACAAATTGCCAGACCTTTGTGCCTTGCCCTATGGTGCAGTCTGCAACGTCTGCAAGTGGGTGGACAAAGCTCATTGGCTCACCTGCTTCAGGAAATCGTCGTACTCTCGAATGTAGTCCGATTCATCATAGTGCTCGCTGGCAAGTACAAGCAGCACGCAGTCTTTGCTGAAATCATGCATTTCATGCCATACCATGTCTTCGATTACCACGCCCTTGGTTGGGGAGTCGATCCACA encodes the following:
- a CDS encoding polysaccharide biosynthesis C-terminal domain-containing protein, with translation MSGAHSGRESRFDQRFPYGVFGIVVSQVIGSFLALIPNTYFSARLVGYSLIDQVKDVIKPILAALVSGFASWCFVEQGERSLPLWIVGGGLVGLATYIAVSLLIRVEGIGLLLKKVKARKATIV
- the ltrA gene encoding group II intron reverse transcriptase/maturase, which codes for MTEPEISVQAPVSGTGAPSHSERLWLQTDWRKAEKEVRQRQERIAKATQESRWGKVKALQRLLTRSYCGKLLAVKRVTENRGKRTPGIDGKVWSTPAAKLKGALALKHRGYRPQPLRRIYRPKSNGKKRPLGIPTMRDRAMQSLWKLALEPVAETQADPNSYGFRPKRSTADAIAHCFNALAKQTSAKWVLEGDIRGCFDNISHEWLLRNIAMDKVVLRKWLEAGYVEEETLFATEAGAPQGGIISPVLANLTLDGLEQAINMSVAPTSSPRRPFKIHVVRYADDFIVTGASKEVLQHQVRPAIVVFLRARGLELSDEKTRITHIAQGFDFLGQNIRKYSGKLLITPARKSVKALVDKVREIVNGNKAATQANLILNLNPVIRGWAMYHRHIVSKARFAWIDPQIWRILWRWAVRRHAMKGAKWVKQKYFHVEGARHWVFASDDRINGISQRLRLFSAATVRIVRHIKIRSAVNPYDPLWTAYLERRHRPIFRSEARSYLGC
- a CDS encoding glycosyltransferase; its protein translation is MTQAPQTLLERPLVTFALLAYNQENYIREAVGAALSQDYSPLEIILSDDCSSDATFEIMREMADRYAGLHSIVLNRNVRNLNVGGHINNLNRLAKGELVVAAAGDDISKPDRVSRLVEAWLANGKRSGLLHSARIMITEAGALIGERGHSALEELTSAESAIVNNAHVIGATEAWDRCLFNSYGDFSEGLVHEDLALTFRSLLAGRPVTYIDRPLVLYRYGVGITASYFGPTSRNTSKRMVLLRRLRTDALQRLDDLKVFPNSVVEAAATLALHKYDVAIRFEDGIPGPMELTGMIKRVGFSWVARMFIKYLINIWRDKR
- a CDS encoding acyltransferase is translated as MPKLRFKHLTKGLFRRLNRLMRVLRFSLLSTNDRIIGRPEKNQPVFFSGLGSITFGKNVKIGVSSSPGFWSTYCYLDSRGAGASINIGSGTWINNGFAAIAEKRTIDIGRRCLIGHDVVILDSNFHSLDPNSRHSGGPVSVGDVIISDNVFIGSRVVILKNTKIGSGSVVAAGAVLAGDFPANCLIAGNPAVVIRNL
- a CDS encoding DegT/DnrJ/EryC1/StrS family aminotransferase — encoded protein: MIPFLDLKAINAQYRDELVAAATRVIDSGWYIQGTEVKAFEQEFADYCGSKHCIGVANGLDALTLTLRAWKEMGKLKEGDEVIVPANTYIASILAITENRLKPVLVEPDEATFNLCPKKTAAAITPNTKAIVAVHLYGQICPMSELMQLADEHGLLVLEDAAQAHGASINGRKAGSWGHAAGFSFYPGKNLGALGDAGAVTTDDEALAKTIRALGNYGSHKKYENLYQGVNSRLDEIQAAMLRVKLQHLDEEIQSRREVAEYYLAHIDHPSIQLPAVANRENHVWHLFVVRSPQRDALQKHLAEQGVQTLIHYPIPPHQQKAYECWHTEHYPVTENIHQTVLSLPMGPQIDLVDQKAVIECLN
- a CDS encoding acyltransferase → MSFVHPLADVADCTIGQGTKVWQFVVILKGAKIGQNCNICAQALIEGDVVVGDRVTVKSGVQLWDGTRVEDDVFIGPNATFTNDPYPRSKQYPEKFAGITVCKSASIGANATILPGITVGAGAMVGAGAVVTQDVPPKAVVIGNPARIIRYVE